The nucleotide window GGGCTAAATACGCTGAATGTAAGTACTGCTACCGCGCTAGTCCTTAGCCAAGTTTTTCCGGTAGCAAAACATGGTAATAGGTCCGTGAGTAGTAAATCTGGAAGTGCTGACGTACTAGAAGAGTTAGGATATAAAATAACTGTAGAAAAAGATAAGGCTATAGAACTCTTAACTAAATCTAATTTTGTATTCTTATTCGCACCACTATATCACCCGGCTATGAAGAATGTTGCAAATGTCAGAAAGAATCTGGGGATACGTACGATATTTAATATCCTTGGCCCTCTTACCAATCCCGCTTCAGCTAGGTATCAAATGATGGGAGTTTTTTCTGAAAAGTTTATTGATAGGATAGCTGAGGCAGCTCAGGATCTCGACTACGAACGGATGTACCTCTATCACGGTGAACCTGGTATAGATGAAATAAGCCCACAAGGGGACACTATAATTTATGAGGTGAACAGACGTAAGATCGAGAGGTATAAGGTAAATTATACGGATTTTGGTATCAAGGAACCGGTTCCAATAGAAAAATTAAGAGTAGAGAGTACTCATGATTCTGCGGTTAAAATAATTAGGGGTTTATCAGGATTAGATAAGAACGTCAAGACCTTTATTGCAATTAATGTAAGTGTGGGGCTTAGGCTGTTGGGCAAGGTGACAGACTTTAGGGATGGATATGAATATGCTATTCAACTCATGGAAAGCTCTATAGGTCATATAGAAAAAATAATAGAATTGAACGGAAATATTGAAAGGTTTAGAGGACTGGTGAGTGAAGCTGGTAAAGGTTAAATTTTGCGGTATATCTCACGTCCAAGATGCAATAACTGCAGAAAAATTGGGAGCAGATTTTATAGGTGTAGTAGCTGATACGGTCAGCCCTCGATATGTTAAACATGAATTTGTAAAAATATTAAAAAACCACGTAACTAAGCCAGTAGTCATAGTTAAAGTAAATGGTACTATACAAAGGATTTTAAATGAAGGAAAAGAGGCAGATATAATACAAATACATAGAGTGTTAAGCGAAATAGAAATTGAAGAGTTACTTTCCTCGTCTATAAAGAATTTAATTCTGTACGTTCCTGCTTCGAGAGAATTTGAAGGGTACTTTAGACTGGTTATTTCAAGGACTAACTACATGATATTACTAGATAAAAACCCACAAAATAGGTTGGATTTATCTATTGCCGAAAAATGGCTTAAGGAATATTATAAAACGGGGATAGGGGGAGGAATAACCCCGCAAAATGTCAGAGAGTATCTTTACCTAGATCCTTACTGGATAGATATATCAAGCGGTATCGAAACCTACAAAGGTAAAAAGGATTCGAGTAAGATGGCCTTAATTTTGAAAGAGGTGAGAGAATGGAAGTATACCCGATAACTGCATTTGCTCAACCCAATGAGGTTTTTTCATGTATAAAAGAAGGAGAAGACATAGCAGCCTTATTAGAAAGCGGAAGTGGGCCACAGCATAAATCGAGGTTTAGCATAATAGCGTGGGGGAGAAAAGGATACTTAAAATTAAATAAAGATTCTAGCGACGGAGATATCAATACTACATTCTATGATCCCCTAGAAGTACTAGGGGAGTTTATAAAAAAAGCACCTTTGCTTTCATTGCCAGGTAAGTTTAAAGGGGGTATAATTGGCTACGTTAGTTACGATGCGATAAGGTACTGGGAGGTAATTAAGGATCTTAAACCAGAAATAGAAAACTGGCCTTATGGAGAATTCTTCATACCAGAAAATATTATAGTTTATGACCACGTTGAAGGGAAGGTATATGTTGAAGGTGAGTTGCGACTAAAGGACAATTGTTCTAGTTCAGGACAGTTAAAGTTCGAATTCTATGACGAATCTTTAGGGAAAACGGAATTTGAAAATAGTGTTTCAGAGATCTTGGATTATATAAAACGAGGCTATGCTTTCCAAGTCGTAATTTCTAGATTTTATAGGTATAGTTTTAAGGGTAATTTAGTGCATTTTTATAATGCATTAAGGAAGATAAACCCATCACCGTACATGTTCTATTTAAAGTTTGGCAACCGAGAAATAATAGGTTCAAGCCCAGAAACCCTATTCAGTGTCCAAGATGGCATAGTGGAAACATATCCGATAGCTGGTTCGAGACCGAGAGGTAGAACTGTTGAAGAAGACTTAGAGTTAGAGAGGGAGATGCTAGCGTCTGAAAAGGAAAGAGCAGAACATCTAATGTTAGTTGACTTAGCTAGAAATGATATAGGTAAAGTATGCTACATGGGTTCTGTTAAGGTCCCAGAATTAATGTATGTAGAAAAGTACAGTCATGTACAACATATTGTAAGTAAGGTCGTTGGGACCCTGAAGAGAAATAATACGTCATTTGATGTGCTTAAAGCTACGTTCCCAGCTGGGACTGTAAGCGGTGCCCCTAAGCCCATGGCTATGAATATCATTGAAATGCTTGAGCCATATAAGAGAGGACCTTATGCAGGTGGTGTAGGGTTCTTCTCGTCTAACGGTGATTCAGAATTTGCCATTACAATTAGAAGTGCTTTTGTAAATAATGACCTGTTCAGAATACAAGCAGGAGCAGGGATAGTATATGACTCAATTCCTGAAATGGAATATTATGAAACTGAACATAAAATGAAGGCATTGAAGGTCGCTATGGGGGTAGAGAGATGACAGACGTTACGTTAATAATAGATAATTATGACAGTTTCGTATATAATATTGCTCAGATAGTAGGAGAGTTAGGGACAATTCCTATAGTAATCAGGAATGATGAAATTAGTTTAAGAGGAGTAGAAAGAATAAACCCTGATAGGATTATAATCTCACCTGGACCCGGATCCCCGGATAAAAAGGAGGATATAGGGATAGTGATTGATGTGATAAAACAGTTGGGGAAGAGGATCCCTATCCTAGGTATCTGCTTAGGTCATCAAGCTATAGGGTATGCTTATGGTGCTAAAATAAGGAGAGCTAAAAAGATTTTTCATGGAAAAATAAGTAGAATAATCCATAATTCTTCTGTTATTATATACGATGGAATTCCTAAACAGTTTGAGGCTACCAGATACCACAGTCTAGTAATTGATGACGTAAAAGATCCCTTAATTATTGACGCCTATTCTGTCGAAGACAATGAAATAATGGGTGTTCACCATTCGGAATACAAGGTTTATGGTGTTCAATTTCATCCCGAGAGTGTAGGTACACCTTTTGGTAAAAGAATACTTTATAATTTCATTAATAAAGTCTAATCAGATGCCTAGATTTTTACAAGGTTGGTTAGGTGATGTAGTGAGGTTTTCACAGCAAAGACCAGAAATCTATAAGGTTAGGCAGAGGCCGATCTATTCTCTTAGGCAAAGTATACTTCATATCAAGGGTCACGGTAAGAACCCTATTATCGCGGAATATAAGAGGAAATCTCCCTCCGGTTTTAATATGGATCGAGATATTATAGAATATGTTAAATTTATGGAGTCTAATGGTGTTGCCGGGATAAGTGTTTTAACGGAGGAAAAATTTTTCGGCGGGAGCTACAAAGACCTAGAAGCTGTAACAAGGGCCGTACGTATACCGGTCTTAATGAAGGACTTTATAGTGACTGAAAAGCAGGTAAATTCAGCATACAGCTTAGGCGCAGACGTAATATTATTAATAGTCAGAGTTCTTACCGAAAGAGAGCTAGTTAGTCTCTATAAGTATGCTAAGAGTTACCACCTAGACGTCATAGTGGAAGTTACTAATGAAGAGGAAATAGAAATAGCAGTAAGAAATAACTTTGATATAATAGGTGTTAATTCACGTGACTTAGCGTCTCTGGATCTAAGTTTAGAAAAGACGAAGAGGTTGCTGAAATTAATTCCATCTGATAGATTGAAAATAGCTGAGAGTGGAATAAGATCTAGAGACGATATACAGCAATTGAAAGAAGCTGGAGCTGACGCATTTCTAATAGGAACTACACTGATGCAAGATCCGAATAAAATAAAGGAGTTAGTATAGGTGTATATTTTATGTTAGACAATTTTTCTGAGGCATCAATGGCTATAAGTGGCGAATCTACTCTAGTATATCAAGAGGTTGCAAGGAAGGTTCAGAGAGAGAAAGGCATAAGGGTTATAAATTTCGGAATAGGACAACCGGATTTACCTACCTTTAGAAAAATTAGGAACGCTGCAATAAAGGCTCTTGACGAAGGTTTTACAGGGTATACTTCAGCTTATGGTATAGATGAATTACGTGAAAAAATTGCTTCTCATGTTAATACACTATATCCTAACGGGAAGCCAGTTAAGAAAGAAGAGGTTATAATAACACCCGGTGCTAAAACAGCTCTGTATTTAGCTTTTCTCCTTTACGTTAACCCTGGAGATGAAGTAATAATATTTGACCCTTCATTTTATTCGTATGCAGAAGTAGTTAAAATGCTAGGTGGAAAGCCGGTTTATGTTAAGATGAAATGGGCGGAAGAGACAGGTTTCTCGTTAAACGTAAGTGAATTAGAAGATAAAATTTCGTCTAAAACTAAAATGATTGTATTAAATAACCCCCATAACCCTACAGGTATGGTCTTTGATCCGAAAGAAATAGAAAATATAATGGAATTAGCCAAAGAGAAAAGCATAATTTTACTTTCAGACGAAATTTATGATTATTTTGTGTACGATGGGCGGATGAAAAGTATTCTTGAAGACCCCGACTGGCGTGACTACGCGATCTACGTTAACGGCTTTAGTAAGACCTTCTCCATGACCGGTTGGAGATTAGGATATGTTATAGCCAAAGAGAAAATCACCAAAAAAATGGCTGAACTCGCTGCAAATATATATACATGCCCTACAAGTTTTGCGCAGAAAGGTGCCATTGCAGCATTTGACGCTTTCGATGAAGTGAAAGATATGATATCTCTATTTAGAAGAAGAAGGGACGTAATGTATGAAGAATTAAAGAAAAATAAGTGGATAAAAGTTCATAAAAGTCAAGGAGCTTTCTATATGTTCCCTTATATAGGAGAGATCCTTTCTAGGGCTAACATTCAGGTAAAAGATTTTGCGATAAAGTTGATCGAAGAAGCCGGAGTTACAACTATCCCCGGAGAGGTATTCCCTTTAGAAGTAGGAAAGAATTACTTAAGACTAAGTTTTGCAGTAGACGAAAACGATATAAGAGAAGGAGTAAGAAGGATTAACGAGTTTACAACAAGGCTGATGAAAGAAATAGTAGGCGAAAGATGAGCTAAACTCCCATGGGCTGATTTATTTTAGCATGGTGGTTATGTATAGCACTATCAGATTTTACCTTATCGTTTAAAGAAAATGAAAAGTTACTTTTTGATCACTGATATTAGCTCAGCTCTTATTTCTTCGCTTTCCGCGTATTCAATATTTTCTATTTTTAACGTTTTCTTTATATCATTTTCAATAGCCCTTATTTTCTCTATGTAATCTTTAGGACCATATAGTTTGACATTTATGATAGAAACTATTGACAGTTGATTCTGTATTTTAAGCGTCCTTATAGCAGAAGTAGTTCTCTTTATATATTCCCCTAGTTTCAGGATTTCAGCATCCTCTTCTATATCGTTTACCTCAGGCATCCTTTCTAGTAAAATGCTCATTTTATCTCCAAAGAGTCTGCTGTACATTTCTTCGGTGATATGAGGTGCCAGCGGGTGCAAAATTATTAGTAGTTCTCTGAATATTCTTTGGAGAGTATAGAGTGCTGACTGGTCTTCTTCAAATAGTCTGTGTTTGAGTAGTTCTAAGTATTCATCTGCGATGGTTTCCCAGAAATATGAGTATAATGATTCGACTACCGTATAAAAGTCGTAACTATTATATGCTGTAATTGCTTTCTCTACGAATTTCTTATGTTCTAATAAAATCCACTTGTCTATCGGATGAAAAGTCGAGGGCTTATTAAACTTTCTCTTACCTATAAATGCATAAGATAATCTTCCTGCGTTCCATAGTTTTTGTAATAGTAATTTCTTAGCTTTGACTGTCTCCCATTTAAACGGGAAATCGTCTCCGATCCTTGCATCTAATAGGGTTAACCTAATAGCGTCAGCACCAAATTCATCTACTCTGTCTAAGGGGTTTACTACATTTCCTTTACTTTTACTCATTCTAGTTCCGTCAGGTCCTAGTACTTGTCCGTTTACCAGGACCTCTTTGAAAGGCACGTTCCCTGTTAGCATGAGGGTTCTGAAAAAAGTATAGAATAACCACGTACGTATTATATCTGTCCCTTGTAACCTAATTGATGCCGGAAAAGTCTTTGAAAACCTTCCTTTATCCGTGTAAAAGCCTGTTAAATACACTACGGTTACGCTAGAGTCGATCCAGACGTCAGCTACATCCGTTACAGGTTTTAGGGGTAACCCGCATTTAGGACATTTATCTGTTGGTGGGTTTATTTTTGTTGGATCTACCGGGAGTTGCTCCTCCCTAGCTGGGACTAAGTGTCCGTTATCGCAATACCAAAAAGGTAATGGAGTACCGTATACCCTTTGCCTACTAATATTCCAGTCCCATTCTAGGCTATTTATCCAGTCCTCTAGGTAATGTGACATTCTGGATGGGATAAACTTCATCTTTTTGTATTCTTCTAGTAATTGGGGTTTGAATTGCAATGTCTTAATGTATATCTGTTTCTTTGTTAAGAATTCAATAGGGGAGAGACAATCGCTTCTTTCCGTGTGGGATAGAACATTATGCTTAATATTTTCTACTTTAACTAGATAACCTTGCTGTTTCAGCATTTCTACTATCTTTTTCCTAGCTTCCATTACTTTTAATCCGTCTAGAAGGCCATTAGTGTTTTTCATTCTACCTTTCTCGTCAACTAGCTCAGTTACGGGCAAATTATACATTAATTGCCACTTTATATCCTGGGGGTCACCATAGGTACTGATCATGACCGCGCCTGTACCAAACTCTTTTTCTACTGCTCTATCAGCTATGATTTTCACTTCTTTATTAAACAATGGAACTATGACAGTTTTCCCTACTAAATTTTTATATCTTTCATCCTCTGGGTGAACAGCTACTGCTTGTGTAGCCCCCAGTAATTCGGGCCTTGTAGTAGCGATTATTATGTCTCCTCCATCTTTAAGGGGAAATTTAATAAATGCTAGGATTCCGTCTTTTTCTAAATATCCTACCTCACTTTGAGCTAGTGCCGTCTCACACTTAGGGCACCAATACACGGGGCCTTCTCTCATTTCTATTAAACCGTTCTCGAACATTTGAAGCAAACTTTTCTGTATTACTTTTCTGTATTTTTCTTCGTATGTCCTATACTCAAATCTTTCCCATTCTGGTCTATAACCAAGTCTTATCATTGCTTCCTTCATTCTCTTTATCATTTCTTCAGTCCATTCTATGCATTTTTTGAGAAAAAGTTCCCTGTTATCTTTGGGTATTCCAAGCTTATATTGGACTTTTAGTTCTGTAGGAAGTCCTTGCGTGTCCCAACCTTGAGGTAAAAGTACGTTATATCCTTGAAGTCTCCTAAACCTTCCTATTGTATCTGCTATTGAGACCCAGTAAGCGTGTCCCATGTGAAGTTCTCCGCTTGTGAAAGGGGGAGGAGTATCAATAATAAATGTCGGGGAGCTATCATCTTCGTCTCTAAATCTAAATACTCTTTCCCAGAATTCTTGGCTCAACCAAATTTTTTGCCATTTAAGTTCTATTGATTTAGGGTCATAGTGTTTAGGCCATTCCTCCATCTTTTTATTAATCTCATCCTGCGTTAGCATTGTTTCACCCAATATATCACTAGTTTATAAGGTATGAGGTTAAAAACTGTTGGAAATGAAGATTGCAATTATAGGTGGTGGAGTATCAGGTTCTCTACTTGGATACTTATTAAGGACTAAAACTAACCACGAAGTTGAACTTTTTGACGTAGTTAGTAACTATGTTAAGCCATGCGGTGATATAGTTCCTAATGTATTTTCTCCTCCTTATCCTTGGGAAGTCAAATTTAACATAAAGAGATTTGCTTTCTACGTAGATGGAGAAAGAGTATATGATGTACAATACAAGCATACTAAGTGGTTAGTTATCGATAAGTGGAAGTGGATCAATGAAATGAGGAAAAGTCTTGGATTTAACCATGTTAACAATTTCAGAAAAAGTGAGTTCGACCTTGTGATAGACTCTAAAGGTCCTTACGATATGGATAGAGATGTTGTATACACGACTAGGGCTATTATCAAAACAGACAAGTTCACCGATGAGGCAATTTTCGAATTTAATACTAAGTA belongs to Stygiolobus caldivivus and includes:
- a CDS encoding anthranilate synthase component I; this encodes MEVYPITAFAQPNEVFSCIKEGEDIAALLESGSGPQHKSRFSIIAWGRKGYLKLNKDSSDGDINTTFYDPLEVLGEFIKKAPLLSLPGKFKGGIIGYVSYDAIRYWEVIKDLKPEIENWPYGEFFIPENIIVYDHVEGKVYVEGELRLKDNCSSSGQLKFEFYDESLGKTEFENSVSEILDYIKRGYAFQVVISRFYRYSFKGNLVHFYNALRKINPSPYMFYLKFGNREIIGSSPETLFSVQDGIVETYPIAGSRPRGRTVEEDLELEREMLASEKERAEHLMLVDLARNDIGKVCYMGSVKVPELMYVEKYSHVQHIVSKVVGTLKRNNTSFDVLKATFPAGTVSGAPKPMAMNIIEMLEPYKRGPYAGGVGFFSSNGDSEFAITIRSAFVNNDLFRIQAGAGIVYDSIPEMEYYETEHKMKALKVAMGVER
- a CDS encoding valine--tRNA ligase; the protein is MLTQDEINKKMEEWPKHYDPKSIELKWQKIWLSQEFWERVFRFRDEDDSSPTFIIDTPPPFTSGELHMGHAYWVSIADTIGRFRRLQGYNVLLPQGWDTQGLPTELKVQYKLGIPKDNRELFLKKCIEWTEEMIKRMKEAMIRLGYRPEWERFEYRTYEEKYRKVIQKSLLQMFENGLIEMREGPVYWCPKCETALAQSEVGYLEKDGILAFIKFPLKDGGDIIIATTRPELLGATQAVAVHPEDERYKNLVGKTVIVPLFNKEVKIIADRAVEKEFGTGAVMISTYGDPQDIKWQLMYNLPVTELVDEKGRMKNTNGLLDGLKVMEARKKIVEMLKQQGYLVKVENIKHNVLSHTERSDCLSPIEFLTKKQIYIKTLQFKPQLLEEYKKMKFIPSRMSHYLEDWINSLEWDWNISRQRVYGTPLPFWYCDNGHLVPAREEQLPVDPTKINPPTDKCPKCGLPLKPVTDVADVWIDSSVTVVYLTGFYTDKGRFSKTFPASIRLQGTDIIRTWLFYTFFRTLMLTGNVPFKEVLVNGQVLGPDGTRMSKSKGNVVNPLDRVDEFGADAIRLTLLDARIGDDFPFKWETVKAKKLLLQKLWNAGRLSYAFIGKRKFNKPSTFHPIDKWILLEHKKFVEKAITAYNSYDFYTVVESLYSYFWETIADEYLELLKHRLFEEDQSALYTLQRIFRELLIILHPLAPHITEEMYSRLFGDKMSILLERMPEVNDIEEDAEILKLGEYIKRTTSAIRTLKIQNQLSIVSIINVKLYGPKDYIEKIRAIENDIKKTLKIENIEYAESEEIRAELISVIKK
- a CDS encoding phosphoribosylanthranilate isomerase; amino-acid sequence: MKLVKVKFCGISHVQDAITAEKLGADFIGVVADTVSPRYVKHEFVKILKNHVTKPVVIVKVNGTIQRILNEGKEADIIQIHRVLSEIEIEELLSSSIKNLILYVPASREFEGYFRLVISRTNYMILLDKNPQNRLDLSIAEKWLKEYYKTGIGGGITPQNVREYLYLDPYWIDISSGIETYKGKKDSSKMALILKEVREWKYTR
- the trpD gene encoding anthranilate phosphoribosyltransferase, producing MNIANYLRKLVYEKGSLTETEAEEIANAIMKGEITEIQSAGVLVALASKGESSEEIRGFARAMRNNAIRIDFPNTLDTAGTGGDGLNTLNVSTATALVLSQVFPVAKHGNRSVSSKSGSADVLEELGYKITVEKDKAIELLTKSNFVFLFAPLYHPAMKNVANVRKNLGIRTIFNILGPLTNPASARYQMMGVFSEKFIDRIAEAAQDLDYERMYLYHGEPGIDEISPQGDTIIYEVNRRKIERYKVNYTDFGIKEPVPIEKLRVESTHDSAVKIIRGLSGLDKNVKTFIAINVSVGLRLLGKVTDFRDGYEYAIQLMESSIGHIEKIIELNGNIERFRGLVSEAGKG
- a CDS encoding anthranilate synthase component II — encoded protein: MTDVTLIIDNYDSFVYNIAQIVGELGTIPIVIRNDEISLRGVERINPDRIIISPGPGSPDKKEDIGIVIDVIKQLGKRIPILGICLGHQAIGYAYGAKIRRAKKIFHGKISRIIHNSSVIIYDGIPKQFEATRYHSLVIDDVKDPLIIDAYSVEDNEIMGVHHSEYKVYGVQFHPESVGTPFGKRILYNFINKV
- the trpC gene encoding indole-3-glycerol phosphate synthase TrpC, which produces MPRFLQGWLGDVVRFSQQRPEIYKVRQRPIYSLRQSILHIKGHGKNPIIAEYKRKSPSGFNMDRDIIEYVKFMESNGVAGISVLTEEKFFGGSYKDLEAVTRAVRIPVLMKDFIVTEKQVNSAYSLGADVILLIVRVLTERELVSLYKYAKSYHLDVIVEVTNEEEIEIAVRNNFDIIGVNSRDLASLDLSLEKTKRLLKLIPSDRLKIAESGIRSRDDIQQLKEAGADAFLIGTTLMQDPNKIKELV
- a CDS encoding pyridoxal phosphate-dependent aminotransferase, which codes for MLDNFSEASMAISGESTLVYQEVARKVQREKGIRVINFGIGQPDLPTFRKIRNAAIKALDEGFTGYTSAYGIDELREKIASHVNTLYPNGKPVKKEEVIITPGAKTALYLAFLLYVNPGDEVIIFDPSFYSYAEVVKMLGGKPVYVKMKWAEETGFSLNVSELEDKISSKTKMIVLNNPHNPTGMVFDPKEIENIMELAKEKSIILLSDEIYDYFVYDGRMKSILEDPDWRDYAIYVNGFSKTFSMTGWRLGYVIAKEKITKKMAELAANIYTCPTSFAQKGAIAAFDAFDEVKDMISLFRRRRDVMYEELKKNKWIKVHKSQGAFYMFPYIGEILSRANIQVKDFAIKLIEEAGVTTIPGEVFPLEVGKNYLRLSFAVDENDIREGVRRINEFTTRLMKEIVGER